In a single window of the uncultured Erythrobacter sp. genome:
- a CDS encoding MFS transporter, translating into MADTDAKLASTPATGAIPPSRMALLFMVMLVTAAGNTAMQSVMPSIGTALQVDDVWISLAYSWSALLWVVCAPFWARRSDQRGRKAMMALGLTGFIVSFVLCGAALWAGLSGVLSAVWTLIAFAAARSLYGGFGSAAPPAVQAYVASRTPRAERTQALSLIASSFGLGTVIGPALAPLMVVPFLGLGLTGPFLAFAAIGVVALVLLRLRLPNDEPQYAARGQAVAYSSGSGAPVDPQETTEQEDAAAEPPRLSWRDPRLRPWVFAGLFGGHAQAMVLGISGFLVLDRLGLRDTPAEGAGPVGLVLMSGAIATLLAQWGLIPRFDLGPRAATLWGIATAALGTVILAIAGDLHLIALGYAIASLGFGLFRPGTTAGTSLAVTRAEQGQASGIVASLAGASYIYAPALGVWLYGHSDWLGFGLIVALCAIVLVHGWFALQADRELTKERS; encoded by the coding sequence ATGGCCGACACTGACGCAAAGCTAGCCTCCACCCCCGCCACCGGCGCGATCCCGCCTTCGCGCATGGCGTTGCTGTTCATGGTCATGCTGGTGACAGCCGCCGGCAACACCGCGATGCAATCGGTGATGCCCTCAATCGGCACGGCGTTGCAGGTCGACGATGTGTGGATCAGCCTCGCCTATAGCTGGTCGGCGCTGCTGTGGGTGGTGTGCGCGCCGTTCTGGGCGCGGCGGTCGGACCAGCGCGGGCGCAAGGCGATGATGGCGCTGGGGCTGACCGGCTTTATCGTGTCCTTCGTGCTGTGCGGCGCGGCCTTGTGGGCTGGGCTTTCGGGCGTGTTGTCGGCGGTCTGGACTCTGATCGCCTTTGCTGCGGCGCGGAGCCTGTATGGCGGGTTCGGCAGCGCCGCGCCGCCCGCAGTGCAGGCCTATGTCGCCTCCCGCACCCCGCGCGCGGAACGGACGCAGGCGTTGTCCCTGATCGCATCGAGCTTTGGCCTTGGCACCGTGATCGGCCCGGCGCTGGCACCGCTGATGGTGGTGCCGTTCCTTGGCCTCGGGTTGACCGGGCCGTTCCTCGCCTTTGCCGCGATTGGCGTGGTTGCGCTGGTGCTGCTGCGGCTGCGCCTGCCCAATGACGAGCCGCAATATGCCGCGCGCGGGCAGGCGGTCGCCTATTCGAGCGGATCGGGCGCGCCGGTCGATCCGCAGGAGACAACCGAGCAGGAAGATGCCGCAGCAGAGCCGCCGCGCCTTAGCTGGCGCGATCCACGCCTGCGGCCGTGGGTGTTCGCGGGGCTGTTCGGCGGGCACGCGCAGGCGATGGTGTTGGGGATTTCGGGCTTTCTGGTGCTCGACCGGTTAGGCCTGCGCGATACGCCAGCCGAGGGTGCGGGGCCGGTCGGGCTGGTGTTGATGAGCGGAGCGATTGCCACGCTGCTGGCGCAGTGGGGCCTGATCCCACGCTTCGACCTCGGCCCGCGCGCGGCGACCTTGTGGGGGATCGCGACGGCGGCCTTGGGCACGGTCATTCTGGCGATTGCGGGCGACCTGCACCTGATCGCGCTGGGCTATGCCATCGCCTCGCTGGGCTTCGGCCTGTTCCGCCCTGGCACCACGGCAGGCACCTCGCTCGCCGTCACCCGCGCTGAGCAGGGTCAGGCGAGCGGGATCGTCGCGTCACTGGCGGGGGCGAGCTACATCTATGCCCCGGCGCTTGGCGTGTGGCTCTATGGCCATTCCGACTGGCTGGGCTTCGGCTTGATCGTGGCGCTGTGCGCCATCGTGCTGGTGCACGGATGGTTCGCGCTTCAGGCGGACCGGGAATTGACCAAGGAACGCAGCTAG